Proteins encoded in a region of the Planococcus citri chromosome 1, ihPlaCitr1.1, whole genome shotgun sequence genome:
- the LOC135832489 gene encoding macrophage migration inhibitory factor homolog, whose protein sequence is MPRFALETNVPLKEIPEDFLSTCIQTIAKMTNKPEMFIVAYVQPNQDMYFGNSDGPCGIANISSIGYLGVEDNKKFCNTFYKLIEEYVGIPRSRLWLTFTENLPEYVTFKGRSFYHISMCRAPGEKVIHDPDE, encoded by the exons ATGCCACGTTTTGCTTTAGAAACTAATGTTCCATTGAAGGAAATTCCAGAGGATTTTCTAAGTACATGCATTCAAACAATCGCAAAAATGACCAACAAACCGGAAATG TTCATCGTAGCTTATGTTCAACCGAATCAAGACATGTACTTTGGTAATTCAGATGGTCCTTGTGGAATAGCCAATATTTCATCTATCGGTTACCTTGGAGTGGaagataataaaaaattctgtaatACATTCTACAAATTAATCGAAGAATACGTTGGAATTCCAAGATCAAG GCTTTGGTTGACATTTACCGAAAATTTACCAGAATATGTTACCTTCAAAGGGAGATCTTTTTATCATATTAGCATGTGTCGTGCTCCAGGTGAAAAAGTCATTCACGATCCCGATGAATAA